One Meiothermus sp. Pnk-1 DNA segment encodes these proteins:
- a CDS encoding Ig-like domain-containing protein produces the protein MHQRTWQIVMAVALGGLLAACGGGGSGGGGGGGSGLATIVVSPASASVAVGATQAFTAVAKDANGNTLSGVSFTWSSSNPAVASINSSGLATGIAAGTTQITAKAGSVTSNAATLSVTAGGGGGGGNGSFTLSLTPGAPSAGQGGSATVQVGVNRSNGTVGNVNLTLLGSAVSPTADPAKISYSFSPNPETGSGSTLTLSVGANVPPGSYALTVQGQSSGDTETAPLSLTVTAPHTVLLVDDDRSDNNSNTGSTNLSVSDTLFRNLLTAAGVGYDVFVAPANGNGPTFDQMKGYAKVVWYTGNAYGGSGYGTLSSADELSLKAYLDQGSRELLLFSSEYPYDIGADWTSTNSDSFFANYLGAQGGKEDPNSHTAGGGLNHKSFSVAGVAGTVTAGDAYTVQKDAPLYTYTSAINPASGTDTLLTAQADPDNTGTDHPVAVATGRKGVGTAGSSKVVYVGITLENLFETGSADANKAQLLGQLLSY, from the coding sequence ATGCATCAGCGCACCTGGCAGATCGTGATGGCAGTAGCTCTCGGCGGCCTCCTGGCCGCCTGTGGGGGCGGCGGGAGCGGCGGAGGCGGGGGGGGTGGTTCGGGGCTGGCGACCATCGTGGTGAGCCCGGCCTCGGCCAGCGTCGCGGTGGGGGCCACCCAGGCGTTTACCGCCGTGGCCAAGGACGCCAACGGCAACACCCTGAGCGGGGTGAGCTTCACCTGGTCCTCCTCGAACCCCGCGGTGGCCAGCATCAACAGCAGCGGCCTGGCCACCGGCATCGCCGCGGGCACCACCCAGATAACCGCCAAGGCGGGGAGCGTGACCAGCAACGCTGCAACCCTAAGCGTCACCGCCGGCGGGGGCGGGGGTGGCGGGAACGGCTCCTTCACGCTGAGCCTCACCCCCGGGGCCCCTTCGGCTGGCCAGGGCGGTAGCGCCACCGTGCAGGTGGGGGTAAACCGCAGCAACGGTACGGTGGGCAACGTAAACCTCACCCTGCTGGGCAGCGCGGTGAGCCCCACCGCCGACCCGGCCAAGATCTCCTACAGCTTCAGCCCCAACCCCGAGACCGGAAGCGGAAGCACCCTGACCCTCAGCGTAGGGGCCAACGTCCCGCCGGGGAGCTATGCCCTCACCGTGCAGGGCCAGTCCAGCGGGGACACCGAGACCGCCCCCTTGTCCCTCACGGTGACCGCGCCGCACACCGTCTTGCTGGTAGACGATGATAGGAGCGACAACAACTCCAACACCGGAAGCACCAACCTCTCCGTCTCGGATACCCTCTTCCGCAACCTGCTCACCGCAGCGGGGGTGGGCTATGACGTCTTCGTGGCCCCCGCCAACGGCAACGGCCCCACCTTCGACCAGATGAAGGGCTACGCCAAGGTGGTCTGGTACACCGGCAACGCCTACGGCGGAAGCGGATACGGGACCCTCTCTAGTGCTGACGAGCTCAGCCTCAAGGCCTACCTCGACCAGGGGAGCCGCGAGCTGTTGCTGTTCTCGAGCGAATACCCCTACGACATCGGGGCGGATTGGACCAGCACCAATTCGGACAGCTTCTTCGCCAACTACCTGGGGGCACAAGGCGGCAAGGAAGATCCCAACAGCCACACCGCGGGCGGCGGCCTCAACCACAAGAGCTTCTCGGTAGCCGGAGTTGCCGGCACCGTCACGGCGGGAGACGCTTACACCGTGCAGAAGGACGCTCCCTTATATACCTACACCAGCGCGATCAACCCCGCCAGTGGGACCGACACCCTCCTCACCGCCCAGGCCGACCCGGACAACACCGGAACCGACCACCCGGTGGCGGTAGCCACCGGCCGCAAAGGGGTAGGCACGGCGGGCAGCTCGAAGGTGGTCTACGTGGGGATCACCCTGGAGAACCTCTTCGAAACCGGGAGCGCCGACGCCAACAAAGCCCAGCTCTTAGGCCAGCTCCTCAGCTACTAG